From the genome of Eleutherodactylus coqui strain aEleCoq1 unplaced genomic scaffold, aEleCoq1.hap1 HAP1_SCAFFOLD_161, whole genome shotgun sequence:
CCCGAGCGCCTCTATATCAGACGGCCTGGTCACTGATTACACGTGTTACATGGATGAATGGAGGACAGGAAGAGCGGGAGACGCGATCAACTGAGCGGGAAGTTCAAAATCTCCGGGGATCAGCCAATGAGCGGGAAGAATCTGACTATAGCCCCGCCCATAGGCGGCACTAAAACCACCCGACCTCCAACGGCAGGTCTGTTAACCCTTCACCGCACTCATTAATTCAGGCCCAGCTCCTCGCGTATTATAAACATAACCTGCCTGCCCTAAACAGGTTAAGGGGTTTAAAAGCGTGCCGTGACCGCAGCCTGAAGCGCACCCTGTCGGGGAGGCTGCTACACCCCGGCTGTATCATGTCAGAGCGCATAGACTATCACCGCTGCTGACGACCCCACAAGGAGTTGGattacagcctttccttggaagaggtgggcggctctgagaagagcctttgtgttATGGAGAAAAAGCAGAATTATTAACCTCCGAAGCCGTAGAGAGTGCGGCCCTGGCGCTTGAGCGCGTACACCACGTCCATAGCAGTGACGGTCTTGCGCTTGGCGTGCTCGGTGTAGGTGACGGCGTCGCGGATCACgttctccaggaagactttcaggacgccgcgagtctcttcatagatgaggccggagatacgcttgacgccacccctgcgagctagacggcggatggcaggcttggtgatgCCCTGGATGTTATCGCGGAGCACCTTCCTGTGCCGCTTGGCGCCGCCCTTCCCAAGACCTTTCCCTCCTTTACCGCGACCAGACATCTTCCACGTTGTCAGTAGAAAGCAATAAGCGCTCAGCGCAGAGTCCTACTCTATATAGACAGGAGCGGACCAGAGAGGGAACTACTGATCAGGGCCGTCATTGCGGGGCGTTTCTTTTAGTTGTCTAGCGTAAAGGCCCATCCcctctccctgctgattggctgaatacaAGAGCCCTTGCCATCTTGTGCAGCTGATTGGCCTGTCAGCTCCTGAAGCAGTGGGAGAGAAGACGGAGGAGGGGTGACGGAGACAAGGGCCATGCAGCAGAGAGCCGCTGGAGCGTGAATCCCTCCTGTAAAGCGAGGAGTGCAGCTGCTGCCACAAACACGTGGGGGCGAGGGGAGAGCGCGCAGGGAGGCTTCGGTGAAGGGGAGTActagagctctgctgcatcagcgcTC
Proteins encoded in this window:
- the LOC136599327 gene encoding histone H4: MSGRGKGGKGLGKGGAKRHRKVLRDNIQGITKPAIRRLARRGGVKRISGLIYEETRGVLKVFLENVIRDAVTYTEHAKRKTVTAMDVVYALKRQGRTLYGFGG